CATTGTTAACGTAATGAAGGGTTCCTGATATAATCATTTCAGCTAACCTCGATCCAGATCGATTTGTTAAAGAGATTTTTTCACTATATGGAGGTTTATTATTTGATTATGAAGTATTACTCTAATATTCAGGTCAGTATATCAATTAATAATGCTTCCGTCGCTAgcaaattatataacatttgcTTTACTTTTAGTCGATTGTGATGTTGGCTGTACTGGAATGGCTGACGGGAATTATGAAATAACATGCAAATCCTATATCGAATGTTCGAACGGAGTGAAAACTGTTCACAACTGTACCGGTGATCAGATGTACAACATGACATCCAAACGATGTGGCGGGTGGGTTTATGTTACTTTTTATTAACAAGCCAGCTTTGAATACgaaaacaatgatatataaacGAACTAGGCATTATTTCATGTACTCACTGGATATGAGATGATACACGTGTAGTTTTTCGTGCTGCTACAAACATTGACACAACGTTAAAGCATTAACAACCTTGTTATGTCACCTATATCGATTTTAGGAGTCTTTCAAATTGTTACAATCTGATATCACAGTAAAATCTATAATACCTTATTGCCTTACCGTCATGCAATTGTTTCCTAAACGAGTTGACAGTAACGTACATAATTTATGGTTTTCTTGTAAAAGAGCAGTTCCtacttaattattattataaacgATTTTTATTTGGTGTATAGTGATCGTGAAATGATGTTTACAAACTTAGACGTTTATATATGCTTTATTATAAATAACAGACAGAAATGACATTTGTAACACCGTACGTATCTTTTGATGtaatgtttgtttaaatttcattttgtaataCTAAATTAGTATAAATTATCTTTCTCTTTCGATTCGTACGGCTCAATCTCAGGTTTGTGATTCTTCCTCGTTTTAGAAATTTCCTATAATTGAACAATTATTTACGAGAAGCCAATAATGTCAGATGTGACCTTTTGGAACACTACAGGGGTAAGGTCGAAATATGTCCTCCCTATTATGATAATACCAATCACATCCCTGTAAAGATTCAGGTTTAATGTCCAAGCTTactgaaaaacatttaatatctAATCATATGAATCGTATAAAAGCGTCAACCGATAAGAGGGTTGACATAGTTTGTCATGTAttgtaaaacatatattattttcgtTAATATCACATACGACTAACATTATTATAAAGTTCCTGCTTTAAGGTCGAGTCCTCCATGCAACATTGACCGTGACTGTAGCGGCTTAGATAGCAAAAGCTACCCCGACCATGAAACGAATTGCCAGTCCTATTATACCTGCTCTGCTGGTACCTATTTTGGACATAACTTCTGTAGTCCCGGTATGTATATAAGTGCActattattaaaatgttataattttcatttgtgcATTTTATAATGCATATATGCTAACATTATTCACCACAAAAAAGGATTCTACTACGAGTCATATAAAACTCCTTGCGTCTAAATCGAGAAATTAGTTCGCCTTCATATGTGACTAGGCACGTCTACTGATAATAAGTCTGATATAACTTAGTTTACATGAAATACTCGTTCGCTCGCCTCAAAGATTTACTTTGGCGTTGGCGTTGGAAATACAATGTTAAGGTTTTTGTGCAATGTTGTCTGTCAACTGTCGTTGATTTCTACAATGATTTTGAATTGGAATTGCTGTAGTGGGTATGGAGAATCactaaaaaatgacaaaatgttgAATTAAACAAATTGCAAAGGGTACATGGGCTTAAAAGTTAATTAATGACATTGCTTTATTTTATAATACTGGAAAACCATTGTTTACCCCCTGCGAGGAAGGTTttggattctgtcccctggccgagacacaccctAATCTAcaaaaaatggtagtttctgctcctgcttaacgctcaacatacagttccactatacaagacacaacatgaatataccgcagtctctcataACTGCACttcgcaacacaccgcatacatgggaggccgttattacatgaccatagctattAATATGAcgtcaattaatcaaacaaacaaattaacgctcagcataaagggaatgggacgactggttcgcccgttggcATGTTACCGGGCGGGATgagttgcttggtgtcttcggcggcatgattcagggataaagcactataaacaacaattccattatacaagatgacgcaacacgaatataatgcagtctcccaaaatacacatcCGCTtctcacacacgcaacacacgcatacatgggaggccttcctcATATGATACTGgttgttaatgggacgttaattaatcaaacaacgAAACTAGAGGTCTGATATTGGGTTTGCAGGATGCTAGTTTAaagcgctaccaagtttgttcaaatgaatttcattgaccttcattcaaggtcacaggggcaaAAAAGGCTAAACTCTTTAAACTACTTTTCAATAACTAACAGGCCCTAAGTACTGTTGTTGAGTCAGTAGTAGCCTGCTTGGATGTAGTGCTACCAAATGTGTTCAAATTAATTActttaaccttcattcaaggtcacacgggTTTAAATGActtaaaacactaaaaaaaattcttgtgattaactatgaggcctagatacctgatattggacctgtgacatgctggaatgaagcactacaaaaattgtgtaaattaaagactttgaccttcatttaatgTCACGGGGATCAAATATGTTTCAGTCTTTAAGCGTACAACTGTATTTCAGTTCTATCATATATTGGCAAATAGCCTTTAAAGCCAATTGGGCCTCTcgcaacacacaacatacacgggaggccgtacTTACATGACTTTTGCTGTTAATATTACGTTAATGtaatcatataaacaaattcattTAGAAACCATCGTTTCTTAGACAAACATTACATAAACCAATTGGCAACAAATGTCAAAATTCCATAAATTTAAGCGTATATCCTATCGTTAAATCTAAAGCTGCAACATTGGACAATATTcgaaaatgacattttctaaTATTGTCCAATATTGCAGCTTTAGTTATAACGATATACAACGAAAAGTCAATTACTTTAGGGGTCAAAAAGCGctaaaaataatatgtacaaaACTTAATACAGTACAAACAAATACTTTGTATTTCGGTATATTCACAAACGGctaattcaaattaattaaacataaatttgaatttatgGTTGCTTATTATGTCATTTTGTTATATAGGTTTGGTATTCCATGAAGAAGAACAGATTTGTAATTGGCCATATAATGTGCCAGCGCCATGCGGAACGAAACTTCTTGTCGGCTGATCTACAACACTACACCAGTATATGCCTTATGAATGCTTTTAACTGAAATGTATGTTAATAAAGCTTGTATATTTggtaaattaatttattataaatatgtatacaacaAAAGGCAGGCCATGGGttttaacggtcacctgagtttaaatttgtttaaaatgaacaaaaacatataaacacTTACATATTGACTCTTGATTTCTGTCAGTGATtacaaaataactttttaatctatgaagagtctttccttccatcaaacctgtgatcTCAgatgattttttgaaattttaagtcattttgaccctgtttggccccgcccctctggtcccccagggggtcagcgagGACTGATATAGATGTTAAAAATCTaaatctcaggctaataattctaatcaagtttgactcatttcctatgaaaattgagcagataatgttcataaatgtgttttttcatatcttaactaaagtaaacttgactccCGCCCCAGGGGGAAACGGGAGATCCCAGAGTCgtttaattcacaaattttgtaaaaggaactttccatctttaaaaaatatttgattctaccatttacag
The Argopecten irradians isolate NY chromosome 9, Ai_NY, whole genome shotgun sequence DNA segment above includes these coding regions:
- the LOC138332150 gene encoding peritrophin-48-like, encoding MLLLCFLIFISHGFVDCDVGCTGMADGNYEITCKSYIECSNGVKTVHNCTGDQMYNMTSKRCGGSSPPCNIDRDCSGLDSKSYPDHETNCQSYYTCSAGTYFGHNFCSPGLVFHEEEQICNWPYNVPAPCGTKLLVG